A genomic segment from Ruficoccus amylovorans encodes:
- a CDS encoding transposase produces the protein MKRKRYTEEQIVALLREADEGRSVDDVCREHNVSKASFHRWKSKYGQMELRDVKRLKELERENAELKKLVADQLLNIKVLEQVNAKKW, from the coding sequence ATGAAACGAAAGAGATACACCGAAGAGCAAATCGTGGCGCTCCTGCGCGAGGCAGACGAAGGCCGCAGCGTGGACGATGTTTGCCGCGAGCACAATGTGAGCAAAGCGAGCTTCCATCGTTGGAAGAGCAAGTACGGACAGATGGAGCTGCGCGATGTGAAGCGTCTGAAGGAGCTTGAGCGCGAGAACGCCGAGCTGAAGAAACTGGTGGCCGACCAGCTTTTGAACATCAAAGTACTGGAGCAGGTAAACGCAAAAAAATGGTAA